A portion of the Podospora pseudoanserina strain CBS 124.78 chromosome 2, whole genome shotgun sequence genome contains these proteins:
- the ABZ2 gene encoding Aminodeoxychorismate lyase (COG:E; EggNog:ENOG503P2UR) has product MASSDFQIFTSLRYDPALLQVHSHPDFTHASWNHGHSSPFYMLDYHRDRMLRAAHHWKWDYVISSLTGDAGLQLLADNITAHLAQKDQPARVRVDIFQNGKLTVTSAPVPSVPLSRLFPTTLDPPTLDLYSGSVFEVVVDTTDNVNPSEFTHYKTSQRQVYDEARQRAGITSPTISREVLIVDSKDGSVMEGSISTPYFFRDGKWVTPFVNKETDKEWHGGQDGTTRRWALEMGLVVEEVVLAQSLVDGEKCWLSTGVRGFILGRVKLNP; this is encoded by the exons ATGGCATCGTCCGATTTTCAGATCTTTACTTCTCTTCGTTACGAccctgccctcctccaagtTCACTCCCACCCAGACTTCACCCACGCAAGCTGGAACCATGGCCACTCCTCTCCCTTTTACATGCTAGACTACCACCGCGACCGCATGCTTCGCGCAGCTCATCATTGGAAATGGGACTATGTCATCTCTTCTCTCACTGGTGACGCTGGACTTCAACTTTTGGCGGACAATATCACAGCTCATCTCGCTCAAAAAGACCAGCCAGCCCGAGTAAGGGTGGACATTTTCCAGAACGGGAAACTAACAGTGACGTCCGCTCCCGTCCCATCAGTCCCCCTCTCAAGACTCTTTCCAACAACACTAGACCCCCCTACACTGGACTTGTACTCGGGCAGTGTGTTCGAAGTGGTAGTCGACACAACAGACAACGTCAATCCATCAGAGTTCACACATTACAAGACCAGCCAGAGACAAGTATACGATGAGGCGAGGCAACGGGCCGGTATCACGTCACCCACGATTTCCAGGGAAGTCTTGATTGTGGATAGCAAGGATGGGTCGGTAATGGAGGGGTCGATTAGCACGCCTTATTTCTTTCGGGATGGGAAATGGGTCACACCGTTCGTGAATAAGGAGACTGATAAAGAATGGCATGGTGGGCAGGATGGTACCACCAGGAGGTGGGCTCTGGAGAT GGgacttgttgttgaggaggttgttttAGCTCAGTCTCTGGTTGATGGAGAAAAATGCTGGCTGAGCACCGGAGTTAGAGGGTTCATACTTGGGCGGGTAAAACTGAACCCATGA